In a single window of the Eshraghiella crossota genome:
- a CDS encoding chemotaxis protein CheX, with the protein MAEQMKIEYINPFLVAGTSVLSDMCGLKLTAGKPYVKTTSFDSDYIVISLGVTGQIAGQVLLAFHNDVACDIASKMCMMSITALDELSLSALSELGNMILGNAATVLSTKGVFIDITPPSIIQGTFHIGSSFAQNICVPLIYDNDKMIEFDISLKEGK; encoded by the coding sequence ATGGCAGAGCAAATGAAAATAGAATATATTAATCCTTTTCTTGTAGCGGGAACAAGCGTACTTTCTGATATGTGCGGACTTAAACTGACGGCCGGAAAACCATATGTAAAAACAACATCTTTTGATTCGGACTATATTGTAATTAGTCTTGGAGTAACAGGTCAGATTGCAGGTCAGGTTCTTCTGGCATTTCATAATGATGTGGCATGTGACATTGCTTCTAAGATGTGTATGATGTCTATAACAGCACTTGATGAACTTTCACTCAGTGCACTTAGCGAGTTAGGAAATATGATTCTTGGAAATGCAGCAACAGTATTATCAACAAAGGGTGTTTTTATTGATATAACACCACCTTCAATAATACAGGGAACATTTCATATCGGAAGTTCGTTTGCCCAGAATATATGCGTACCACTTATTTATGATAACGATAAAATGATCGAGTTTGATATTTCATTGAAAGAAGGAAAATAA
- the trmL gene encoding tRNA (uridine(34)/cytosine(34)/5-carboxymethylaminomethyluridine(34)-2'-O)-methyltransferase TrmL, which translates to MLNIVLHEPEMPANTGNIGRTCVATDTVLHLIEPLGFKINDKMLKRAGLDYWDKLDVRIYDDFDDFLAKNPGAKIYMATTKAARSYTDVQYEDDCYIMFGKESAGIPESILQKYQDTAVRIPMWGDIRSLNLSNSVAIVLYEALRQNNFLGLKMKGRPRTFDWD; encoded by the coding sequence ATGTTAAATATAGTCCTTCATGAACCGGAAATGCCTGCCAATACCGGCAATATCGGAAGAACCTGTGTTGCAACGGATACAGTGCTTCACCTTATCGAACCATTGGGTTTTAAGATTAACGATAAAATGCTTAAAAGAGCAGGACTTGATTATTGGGATAAATTAGATGTAAGAATATATGATGATTTTGATGATTTTCTTGCAAAAAACCCGGGAGCCAAAATATATATGGCAACAACGAAGGCAGCAAGAAGTTATACAGATGTACAATACGAGGATGATTGTTATATAATGTTTGGAAAGGAAAGCGCCGGGATACCTGAATCGATTCTGCAGAAGTATCAGGATACAGCGGTAAGAATCCCTATGTGGGGCGATATAAGGTCGCTTAATCTTTCCAACTCTGTAGCAATCGTTTTATATGAAGCATTAAGACAAAATAATTTTCTTGGACTCAAGATGAAAGGAAGACCACGTACTTTTGACTGGGACTAA
- a CDS encoding sensor histidine kinase: protein MRIRLINKMITTYLIGIIISFGIISTLCSKFNYRSELSSQADYMYKTAMSIASEYGNAYSGGDVDDAPSLPFLKAVSRYTGCNIMLLATDGTVLMDTSDSGLDSVKGFDPAKYKKSNYIVNDFFGIYDSNYLTVYYPITYLYNTRGYVIFSKSVKDVRSDADNSFNFNYITLVICFITSGLIFVLFYKYITRPLNKITKIVSKYAKGDFSEKINIKHNDEIGRLSDSLDYMAAEINSLNEYQKKFIANISHDFRSPLTSIKGYLEAMLDGTIPPEMQEKYLGIVISETERLTKLTNNLLTINNVTDEGMILDISDFDIIATIKKTIETFQGTCEKKKIKFKLIFPDKELMVSADMSKIQQVLYNLIDNAIKFSNSDSSIIISVTEKGDKALISVKDFGIGIPRESISKIWERFYKTDVSRGKDKTGTGLGLSIVKEIITSHNEYIDVVSTEGVGTEFTFALPKAKGHAPSVWG from the coding sequence ATGAGAATACGATTAATCAACAAAATGATAACTACATATCTGATAGGTATTATTATAAGCTTCGGAATAATATCTACACTCTGTTCAAAATTCAATTACAGAAGTGAATTAAGTTCACAGGCTGATTATATGTACAAAACAGCAATGAGCATTGCTTCCGAATATGGTAATGCTTATTCCGGAGGAGATGTTGATGACGCTCCTTCCCTGCCCTTTCTTAAAGCAGTTTCACGGTATACAGGCTGCAATATCATGCTGCTTGCAACGGATGGAACTGTATTAATGGATACTTCCGACTCAGGGTTGGACTCTGTAAAAGGCTTTGATCCTGCCAAATATAAGAAAAGCAATTATATCGTCAACGATTTCTTTGGAATATATGACAGCAACTACCTTACGGTATATTATCCAATAACTTATCTATACAATACCAGAGGATATGTAATCTTTAGCAAATCTGTAAAAGATGTCCGTTCTGATGCAGATAACAGTTTTAATTTCAATTACATCACCTTGGTTATATGTTTTATCACATCGGGACTTATATTTGTATTGTTCTATAAATACATTACAAGACCACTTAACAAAATCACAAAGATTGTAAGTAAATATGCCAAGGGAGATTTTTCCGAAAAAATTAATATAAAACATAATGACGAAATAGGCCGGCTTTCAGATTCCCTTGACTATATGGCTGCTGAAATTAACAGTCTTAACGAATACCAGAAAAAATTTATTGCCAACATATCCCATGATTTCCGTTCACCGTTAACTTCCATAAAAGGATATCTTGAAGCAATGCTTGACGGAACCATTCCTCCTGAAATGCAGGAAAAATATCTCGGCATAGTAATATCGGAAACAGAACGTCTGACAAAATTAACCAATAATCTCCTTACAATCAACAATGTTACGGATGAAGGTATGATTCTTGACATCTCTGATTTTGATATTATTGCTACAATCAAAAAGACCATTGAGACTTTTCAGGGTACCTGCGAAAAGAAAAAAATCAAATTCAAACTTATCTTTCCGGATAAAGAACTTATGGTTTCTGCCGATATGTCCAAGATTCAGCAGGTTCTTTATAATCTTATAGATAATGCAATTAAGTTCAGTAACAGCGACTCCTCAATAATAATATCCGTCACTGAGAAAGGTGATAAAGCCCTTATTTCTGTCAAGGACTTTGGCATTGGTATTCCAAGGGAAAGCATATCCAAAATATGGGAGCGTTTCTACAAAACCGATGTTTCAAGAGGCAAGGACAAGACCGGAACCGGCCTTGGTCTTTCCATAGTAAAAGAAATAATCACGTCACATAACGAATATATAGACGTTGTAAGCACCGAGGGCGTAGGTACGGAATTTACATTTGCCCTCCCTAAAGCAAAAGGCCACGCACCTTCTGTCTGGGGCTGA
- a CDS encoding response regulator transcription factor: protein MADKQKILIVDDDNNIAELISLYLTKECFETLIVNDGENALTAFFRFKPDLILLDLMLPGIDGYQVCREIRRENNTPIIMLSAKGEIFDKVLGLELGADDYMIKPFDSKELVARVKAVLRRYTATQSNDTPEKPSGEYIEYPDLIINLSNYSVIYMGKPVDMPPKELELLYFLATSPNQVFTREQLLDHIWGYEYVGDTRTVDVHIKRLREKIHDHEKWSIGTVWGVGYKFESRK, encoded by the coding sequence ATGGCGGACAAACAGAAAATTTTAATCGTAGATGATGATAACAACATTGCTGAGCTTATCTCTCTTTACCTTACAAAAGAATGTTTTGAGACTTTAATCGTGAATGACGGTGAAAACGCACTTACAGCATTCTTCCGTTTTAAACCTGATTTGATTCTTTTAGACCTTATGCTTCCGGGAATTGACGGATACCAGGTCTGCAGGGAAATACGCCGTGAAAACAATACCCCTATAATAATGCTTTCGGCAAAGGGTGAGATATTTGATAAGGTACTGGGGCTTGAACTTGGCGCCGACGACTACATGATTAAGCCTTTTGATTCCAAGGAACTTGTTGCCAGAGTTAAAGCTGTTTTAAGAAGATATACAGCCACGCAGTCAAACGATACCCCTGAAAAGCCTTCCGGAGAGTACATTGAGTACCCTGATTTAATCATTAATTTGAGTAATTATTCCGTAATATATATGGGCAAACCGGTTGATATGCCTCCTAAAGAACTGGAACTTTTATACTTTCTTGCGACCTCACCAAACCAGGTATTCACAAGGGAACAGCTTTTAGACCATATATGGGGTTATGAATATGTGGGGGACACCCGTACCGTGGATGTCCATATAAAAAGGCTCCGCGAAAAAATACACGACCACGAAAAATGGAGTATCGGCACCGTATGGGGTGTAGGCTATAAATTTGAATCGAGAAAATAG
- a CDS encoding endonuclease MutS2, translating to MNKKALSILEFDKITERLSKYATSAPGKVLCRKLMPSTDLDYIRKCEQDTTAASSRIFAKGSLGFSGLTDIRPLIKSLEVGSSLGISELLSVAALLSVTGSAIRYDSNSIETNTDVLSERFNMLNPLSDILNEINRCIISETEIADDASTNLKDIRRQQKNVNERIKSELSHMISGSYRTYLQDAVVTTRDGRYCVPVKAEYRSQVPGMIHDQSNTGSTFFIEPMSIVKLNNDLRELEIKESEEISVILSSLSAMAGNYTTELLTNYDILKELDFIFAKAGFSHSYKGSEPIMDCDGKINIKKGRHPLIDSSKVVPVDIYLGDGYEQLIITGPNTGGKTVTLKTIGLFSLMGQSGLHIPASDNSKLTVFNDIFADIGDEQSIEQSLSTFSSHMKNIVYILKKADSNSLVLFDELCAGTDPTEGAALAISILRTLHSKKITTIATTHYSELKIYALSTDGVENACCEFDVASLAPTYRLLIGIPGKSNAFAISGKLGLPSEIIENAKANIGTSAKAFEDVISDLEKSRVTIEKEQAEIELYKKEIEELKNRLKIKTERLDEKSDSIIEKAREEADAILREAKETADETIRDFNKAAKNGMTIQDLEAGRERIRKQLEKTNAKKAANKPVQTSNHTAADFHIGDKVHVISMDLDGTVHTLPDSKGFLTVSMGILNSKVNIKDLIILKEASETEKLNNKKSGIGKLKMNKTASISPEINLIGMTSDEAIIALDKYLDDAFLAHISPVRIVHGKGSGVLRNAVHNYLKRQKHVKSFRLGTFGEGDYGVTIAEFKD from the coding sequence ATGAATAAAAAAGCATTGTCCATTCTTGAATTTGATAAAATAACAGAACGTCTTTCAAAATATGCAACATCCGCTCCGGGCAAGGTTCTTTGCCGTAAGCTTATGCCTTCTACAGACCTTGATTATATAAGGAAGTGTGAGCAGGATACAACCGCGGCTTCATCCCGTATTTTCGCAAAGGGTTCGCTTGGTTTTTCGGGTCTGACAGATATAAGGCCTCTTATAAAAAGCCTTGAAGTCGGAAGTTCTCTTGGCATAAGCGAGCTTCTTTCCGTGGCAGCCCTGCTTTCTGTTACAGGATCCGCAATCCGTTATGACAGTAACAGTATTGAAACCAATACCGATGTTTTGTCAGAACGTTTTAACATGCTTAATCCTCTCAGTGATATTTTGAATGAAATTAACCGCTGCATTATTTCCGAAACGGAAATTGCAGACGACGCAAGCACCAATCTTAAAGATATAAGACGGCAGCAGAAAAATGTCAATGAACGCATTAAATCTGAGCTTTCCCATATGATATCAGGAAGCTATAGGACATATCTGCAGGATGCTGTTGTTACCACAAGAGACGGCAGGTATTGTGTCCCGGTCAAGGCAGAATATCGTTCACAGGTTCCCGGCATGATTCATGACCAGAGTAACACAGGCTCAACTTTTTTCATTGAGCCCATGTCAATTGTAAAGCTTAACAATGACCTTCGTGAACTTGAGATAAAAGAAAGTGAGGAAATCTCCGTTATACTTTCTTCCCTGTCGGCAATGGCAGGCAACTATACTACAGAACTTCTCACCAATTACGATATACTCAAGGAACTGGATTTTATCTTTGCAAAGGCAGGTTTTTCACATAGTTACAAAGGTTCCGAGCCTATAATGGATTGCGACGGTAAAATTAACATCAAAAAAGGCCGTCACCCTTTAATTGACAGTAGTAAAGTTGTCCCTGTGGACATATATCTCGGTGACGGTTACGAGCAGCTTATTATAACAGGCCCTAACACAGGCGGTAAAACGGTTACGTTAAAAACAATCGGTCTGTTTTCTCTAATGGGTCAGTCAGGACTTCATATTCCCGCGTCGGACAACTCAAAGCTGACCGTTTTTAATGATATTTTTGCGGATATCGGTGACGAACAGAGCATTGAACAAAGTCTTTCGACTTTTTCATCCCATATGAAAAATATTGTATATATTCTTAAAAAAGCCGATTCCAACAGCCTTGTTCTTTTTGATGAATTATGTGCCGGAACAGACCCGACAGAAGGTGCCGCCCTTGCGATATCCATACTCCGGACTTTACATTCCAAAAAGATTACGACGATAGCCACCACCCACTACAGTGAGTTGAAAATATATGCGCTCTCAACTGACGGGGTTGAAAACGCCTGCTGTGAATTTGATGTGGCAAGCCTTGCGCCTACTTACAGGCTTCTTATAGGAATCCCTGGCAAAAGTAATGCCTTTGCAATATCCGGCAAGCTTGGGCTTCCTTCTGAAATCATAGAAAATGCCAAGGCTAATATAGGAACCTCGGCCAAAGCTTTTGAAGATGTAATTTCCGACCTTGAAAAAAGCCGTGTTACAATAGAAAAAGAGCAGGCTGAAATTGAACTTTATAAGAAAGAAATTGAGGAACTTAAGAACCGTCTTAAAATTAAAACTGAACGTCTTGATGAAAAATCTGACAGCATTATTGAGAAGGCAAGGGAAGAGGCGGACGCAATTTTAAGGGAAGCCAAAGAGACTGCAGACGAGACTATCAGGGACTTCAATAAGGCTGCCAAAAACGGGATGACCATACAGGATCTGGAAGCCGGAAGAGAACGTATAAGAAAACAGCTTGAGAAAACCAATGCTAAAAAGGCTGCAAATAAACCTGTGCAGACCTCGAACCACACCGCCGCCGATTTCCATATAGGCGACAAAGTCCATGTAATCAGCATGGACCTTGACGGAACGGTTCACACCCTTCCTGATTCCAAAGGTTTTCTCACAGTTTCAATGGGTATTCTTAATTCAAAAGTGAATATAAAGGATCTTATAATCCTTAAAGAGGCTTCCGAAACCGAGAAACTCAACAATAAAAAATCAGGAATCGGCAAGCTGAAAATGAATAAAACGGCTTCAATTTCCCCTGAAATCAATCTTATCGGAATGACCAGTGACGAAGCCATTATTGCACTTGATAAATACCTGGATGACGCATTTCTGGCACATATCTCCCCTGTCCGTATTGTCCACGGCAAAGGTTCGGGAGTATTACGAAATGCGGTTCATAACTATCTGAAACGTCAGAAACATGTTAAAAGTTTCCGTTTAGGAACCTTCGGCGAAGGTGACTACGGAGTAACCATAGCTGAATTTAAAGATTAG
- a CDS encoding S1C family serine protease — protein sequence MSDKKNDNYDLYTEHIVKEPWKNSKRILKKGASLVAMAVFFGLVAGLVMIIVYKTGKNYLDDNKAAMNETTPSTDGSESKETDPEDTTVPPIEEITTEIPSTVPIDNEKLNDYMGYYKALKSVADKAGLSVVTVTAAKQGVDFFNSTYQNIADEYGIVISSDSTGYYILTEYSLVKNSENIQVTYYDKTVDTAEFVAGDTTTDMAVIKTGSLNTAVVPVQFGNSDAVLKGDLLVATGKLYGFNGTIGYGIATGVNNSVNDTDSIYRLINTDISGTATSNGVILNLHGEVVGIITMAYNSDNTNFITAYAINDVRNLMQNLVNKKSMPYLGIKGQTVTDEIAATNKIPKGIYISAVETNSPAYKSGIQSGDVITQINGTEINNMESFMMQLEKNNPGDNVNVTIKRRGREDYKEIEFNLVLGVE from the coding sequence ATGTCAGATAAGAAAAATGATAATTATGATTTATATACAGAACATATTGTTAAGGAACCATGGAAAAATTCAAAGCGTATTTTGAAGAAAGGTGCGTCACTGGTTGCCATGGCAGTATTTTTCGGACTCGTTGCGGGCCTTGTTATGATTATTGTTTACAAAACAGGTAAAAATTATCTTGATGATAATAAAGCTGCTATGAATGAGACAACCCCGAGTACGGATGGAAGCGAGAGCAAGGAGACTGACCCGGAGGACACTACGGTGCCGCCTATTGAAGAAATTACAACAGAAATTCCTTCAACGGTACCTATAGATAACGAGAAACTTAATGACTATATGGGATATTATAAAGCACTCAAATCAGTTGCGGATAAAGCCGGATTGTCGGTTGTAACCGTTACTGCTGCAAAGCAGGGGGTTGATTTTTTTAATTCAACATATCAGAACATAGCTGATGAATACGGGATTGTGATATCCTCAGACAGTACGGGATATTATATACTTACGGAATATTCCCTTGTTAAAAATTCGGAAAATATACAGGTTACATATTATGACAAAACAGTTGATACAGCTGAATTTGTTGCAGGTGACACAACAACAGATATGGCAGTTATTAAGACAGGCTCGTTGAATACGGCGGTTGTACCTGTTCAGTTTGGTAATTCGGATGCAGTCCTTAAAGGGGATTTATTAGTCGCAACAGGAAAATTATACGGCTTTAACGGAACGATAGGATATGGAATTGCAACAGGTGTCAATAATTCTGTTAATGATACAGATTCAATTTACAGGCTTATCAATACTGACATCAGCGGTACCGCTACTTCAAATGGTGTTATTCTTAACCTGCATGGTGAAGTGGTAGGAATAATTACAATGGCATATAACAGTGATAATACAAATTTTATAACAGCTTATGCAATTAATGATGTAAGAAACCTTATGCAGAACCTTGTTAATAAGAAAAGTATGCCTTATCTGGGAATAAAAGGACAGACAGTTACGGATGAGATAGCTGCCACGAATAAAATCCCTAAGGGAATATACATTTCTGCTGTAGAGACCAATTCTCCCGCATACAAATCAGGAATACAAAGTGGTGATGTGATTACACAGATTAACGGGACCGAAATTAACAATATGGAAAGTTTTATGATGCAGCTTGAAAAAAATAATCCGGGAGATAATGTCAACGTCACTATTAAAAGACGGGGCAGGGAAGATTATAAAGAGATTGAATTTAACCTTGTGCTTGGTGTAGAATAA
- a CDS encoding 3'-5' exoribonuclease YhaM family protein: MKYINTLNEGERVNGIYFCKVKAAATTKNGKDYINLTLQDKTGNLDGKIWNPNSPGIRDDFESGDYILLNGDVTVFNGALQLNVANAGKAEAGSYDESDYMPCSERDIDEMYDELLKIMSKVQNEHLKSLINSFFVEDKEFIGNFKKHSAAKRVHHGFIGGLLEHTLGVVKICNYIADNYTYLSKDLLLTAALFHDIGKVYELSAFPENDYTDDGQLLGHIVMGCEIIGKAADKIDGFPDMLERELKHCIVAHHGEFEYGSPKKPALAEAVALHFADDMDAKLETFKEALNTPAGQNGEWTGFNKMLDSNIRKTII; this comes from the coding sequence ATGAAGTATATTAACACATTAAATGAAGGCGAAAGAGTCAACGGAATATACTTTTGCAAGGTAAAGGCAGCGGCAACAACCAAGAATGGTAAAGATTACATCAATCTTACTTTACAGGATAAAACAGGCAATCTTGACGGTAAAATATGGAATCCCAACTCACCTGGAATCAGGGATGATTTTGAATCCGGGGATTATATACTGCTTAACGGCGATGTAACGGTTTTTAACGGAGCATTACAGCTTAACGTGGCAAATGCGGGCAAAGCGGAAGCAGGTTCTTATGATGAGAGCGATTATATGCCATGCTCCGAAAGGGATATTGATGAGATGTATGATGAACTTCTTAAAATAATGTCTAAGGTTCAGAATGAGCATCTTAAATCTCTTATTAACAGCTTCTTTGTGGAGGATAAAGAATTTATCGGCAATTTCAAGAAACATTCCGCTGCAAAGAGAGTTCATCACGGATTTATCGGAGGACTTCTTGAGCATACTCTGGGAGTCGTTAAAATATGTAATTATATTGCAGACAATTATACATATCTCAGCAAGGACTTACTGCTTACGGCAGCACTTTTCCATGACATAGGCAAAGTGTATGAGCTTTCCGCATTTCCTGAAAACGATTACACTGATGACGGACAGCTTCTTGGACATATTGTAATGGGATGTGAAATTATCGGCAAGGCAGCAGATAAGATAGACGGATTCCCTGATATGCTGGAGCGTGAATTAAAGCATTGTATAGTTGCACATCATGGCGAGTTTGAATACGGTTCTCCTAAGAAACCGGCTCTTGCCGAGGCAGTTGCACTTCATTTCGCCGATGATATGGATGCCAAATTAGAGACTTTCAAGGAAGCACTTAATACTCCGGCAGGACAGAACGGTGAATGGACCGGCTTCAACAAAATGTTAGACAGTAATATAAGGAAAACAATTATCTGA
- the rlmD gene encoding 23S rRNA (uracil(1939)-C(5))-methyltransferase RlmD, which produces MEIKKNNDYELLIEDLTMSGEGVGRIDGYALFVKDTIPGDRVIAKATKLNKNYGYGRLMSVIEPSKDRVEAKCPVAKACGGCTLMAMSYERQLEFKRHLIENNLIRIGGLSGIEVPPVIGMDNPYRYRNKAQFPVGTDKDGNIVMGFYAGRTHSIIPNEDCLIGSDINAGILAEIKAFMIMNHIKSYDENSHSGLVRHILIRTGFTTGQIMVCVVINGSNIPKEDELVKKLLALSFSNERKIASIMVNINREKTNVILGKKCRVLYGTPYIEDYIGEVKYRIQPLSFYQVNPVQTEKLYNIALDYAGLTGNETVWDLYCGIGTISLFLAKKAKKVYGVEIVPEAIEDAVTNAKLNGIDNAEFYVGKAEEILPEKYDKENVHADVIVVDPPRKGCDEALLGTMVKMAPERIVYVSCDSATLARDLKFLVGNGYEVKKVQGVDQFCHSGHVETVVLMVNTKEE; this is translated from the coding sequence ATGGAAATAAAGAAAAATAACGATTATGAACTATTAATTGAAGATCTGACAATGAGCGGCGAGGGCGTAGGCAGAATAGATGGCTACGCTCTTTTTGTAAAGGATACAATTCCTGGAGACAGGGTAATTGCAAAGGCAACAAAGCTTAATAAAAACTATGGCTACGGCAGGCTGATGTCTGTAATAGAACCTTCAAAGGACCGTGTTGAAGCAAAATGTCCTGTTGCGAAAGCCTGTGGGGGCTGTACCCTTATGGCAATGAGCTATGAAAGACAGCTTGAATTCAAGCGTCATCTTATAGAGAACAATCTTATAAGGATCGGTGGGCTTAGCGGCATAGAAGTACCTCCTGTTATCGGTATGGACAACCCATACAGGTATAGAAACAAAGCCCAGTTTCCTGTGGGAACGGACAAAGACGGGAATATTGTCATGGGTTTTTATGCAGGCCGTACCCATTCCATAATTCCTAACGAGGACTGTCTTATAGGTTCGGATATCAATGCAGGAATTCTTGCAGAAATCAAAGCATTTATGATTATGAACCACATAAAATCCTATGATGAGAATTCTCATAGCGGGCTTGTACGCCATATTTTAATCAGGACAGGATTCACTACAGGTCAGATAATGGTGTGCGTTGTCATTAACGGCAGCAATATTCCGAAAGAAGATGAACTTGTTAAAAAGCTGCTTGCATTGTCTTTTTCCAATGAAAGAAAAATTGCAAGCATAATGGTTAATATAAACAGGGAAAAAACAAATGTTATTCTCGGTAAAAAATGCAGGGTGCTTTACGGTACTCCATATATTGAGGACTATATCGGCGAGGTAAAATACCGTATCCAGCCATTGTCTTTTTATCAGGTAAACCCTGTCCAGACTGAGAAACTTTACAATATTGCGCTTGACTACGCAGGACTTACGGGAAACGAAACGGTGTGGGACCTTTACTGCGGTATCGGTACAATCTCGCTTTTCCTTGCAAAAAAAGCAAAGAAGGTATACGGCGTTGAAATTGTTCCGGAGGCAATCGAAGATGCAGTCACCAACGCTAAGTTAAACGGCATAGACAATGCCGAATTTTATGTGGGAAAAGCTGAAGAAATACTTCCTGAAAAATATGACAAAGAAAATGTACATGCCGATGTTATTGTAGTTGACCCGCCAAGAAAGGGTTGTGATGAGGCATTGCTTGGCACCATGGTCAAGATGGCACCTGAGAGAATCGTGTATGTAAGCTGTGATTCCGCAACACTCGCAAGGGATCTTAAATTCCTTGTAGGAAACGGTTACGAAGTAAAGAAGGTGCAGGGCGTGGACCAGTTCTGCCACAGCGGGCATGTGGAGACGGTAGTGTTGATGGTAAACACAAAGGAAGAGTAA